The DNA sequence GTGGAAACACCGTAggcaggaaaggagagagacaacgCTAGAGGGGATGGTTTGCGGTGGTGAGAAGCGTGAAGGAAAGGTGTGAGTTGTTGACCTTCATTTTATTACAATAGCCTTACAGTAGTGGAAACAGTTGATCATTCCTCATACCATCCCATGTATGTAGCTACAGTAGGCTAGTAGGAACAGGTGGGGAACGCTGTGGCCAGGGGAGTGGCATGCGAGGTCATAATCACACAGGTTCCTGATACGTCAAACACAACTAGCATCTGCAGCGTGTGGCTCACCCTGAGTCTGAGAGACTGAAACATAACAAACTGGCAGCCCAGACAAAATATGTTTGTCAGGACAAGAGCCACTTTCATTTACGGTTACTGGAATCCCCTCTTCATGGTCAAAGCCACAACAACATACCGTATCAAGACTGAGGTTTCactataataaataataatactgtACTATTGTTTTCAAATATCAATTTATTTTCATTCATAATACTAggcttcatatatatatatatatatatatatatatatatatatatatatatatatatatatatatatatatacagttcacATAGTGCAGTATATGAACTATCAAACTTCAAAATTAGAATTAACTGTGAATCTCCATTAAAAAGGTTGATATTGCTTTCTGCATTGATTCAACTGGTCTCAGTATTCAGGAAATCTACAGTGTATGCTAAGTCTGtgctaagtgtacaaaacattaagaacacctgctctttccatgacagactgaccaggtgaatccaggtgaatgctatgatcccttattgaggtcacttgttaaatcagtgtagatgaaggggaggagacaggttaaagaagggtttttaagccttgagacaactgagacatggattgtgtatgtgtgccattcagagggtgaatgggcaagacaaaacattgaagtgcctttgaatggggtatggtagtaggtgccaggtgcaccggtttgagtgtgtcaagaactgcaacactgttgggtttttcatgctcaacagtttcctgtgtgcatcaatggtccaccacccaacttgacacaactgtgggaattattggagtcaacatgggccagcatccctgaggaacgctttcgacaccttgtagagtccatgcccagacaaATTGGCGCTGTTCTGAGGGGGGGggtcaatattaggaaagtgttcttgATATTTTGCACCCTCAGTGTATAGGCTTTTGAATGATGTGATACCCGAGTGGGGCCTCcggagtggtgcagcggtctaaggcactgcatctcagcgctagaggcatcactagacaccctggttcgaatccagactgtatcacaaccggctgtgattgggagtctgggtttggccggtgtaggccgtcattgaaaataagaatttgttcttaactgatttgcctagttaaataaagattcaataataaaaataaaaaaagaccaccacgcagtgtgtgtgtaaccaaGTATGCATActcaggtgatatatatatacattgatAAGGTAAAGTAAAGTGCCACCTCAGCATAACCGATTGTCATCATGCCATAGACTTTAACGACAGCAACAGCCCAAAGCGAAGACTGAAAAACATCTTAATTTCAAAGTAGAAACACTATGATTAAAAAGGTAGCGAGGCACTGTGCGTGTTCATCCTATGTGTTGGCTAAGACTATGTGTCGACCTGGGAGTCCACCTCTGCTGTGCGTGCGCCGTTCTCTCAGAGTGAGAAAAGCTGGTCATGGGAGCTCTCCTGTGGCCGGGCGGATTGTGGCGGGGGCCTGGACGAGACGGGGGGCAGGCTGCGTGTTGAGGGAATGTGGTCGGCCACCTTCGCCCTTTCCTCCAGAAACTTGTCAaactctgagggagagagagagttaatggtGTGGGTATTTTGCAACACGGATTTCTACTGGCACAGGCTGAAATAGGATCTTGGCAATAACGATGGTTAAAAAGGGAAGGAAAAAAAGACTTACCCTCACTGGTCAGACCTTCCCTGTCCCCAGCCTCTGGTTGCTGTAACATGAAACAAGTACACGTAGCAACTCATGGCAACCCATTCATGTTTGTTGAAACGTCGAGAAAACACACCACATTAAAAGGTTACCGTCTTACCGTTTCTGTGTCCGCAGACAGCCATCTGTCAACGTCTTCCAGGGTGGAGTTCTTAGGGCTAGGCTTAGACGAAGGAatctgagggggagggagagaaacagaacaAAGAAGAAGAAGGGTAGAAAGGAAACAGAGGGATGTTTGAGTCTTAGTAGAACGGCACAAGGCAGATGTTTCTAGTGGGGTCTAGTCCTCAGTGTGTGAATGCATGTTTTCATTCAAACCCATTTCTGCATCGTCGCTAATAGAGTAGCTCCGTAACTGTTATTTAACTGGGACTGTGTGTTGGACATTGGCTCATTGCTGTTGTCTGCATCGAAACAGTCCCTTCCGGAAAGTTACACCCTTATTGCTGGAAGTAACAGTATGATTCAGAACGTAAATCAACAGTAAATTGAAGGCATTTAAGTCAGTATTTTTAGACCAAAATATATATGTCCTACCCGGTGCTTTCCGTAGGATATGCTATGTTGACCGTAGATAATGAATGAGAAACATTACCGCTCCAGTGACCTGTAACCTGGTGTCCAGGGCTCCAGCCAGTCCTTCCACTGCTCCTGGGTCCTCGTACCGCATACTGGGGACACACAAGactacatcagtggaggctgctgaggggaggacggcttataataatggccggaacgcagtaaatggaatggcatcaaacaaatGGAAACCACGCGTTTGATGCATTTGTTAccgttccactgattccgctccagtcattaccacaagcccgttctctccaattaaggtgcctaccaacctcctgtggacTACATATCATAATATGTATAACAGTCATCTTTGGTGTACATTTCTTCAGTGTGTTTTGATATTTGTATACTGATAGAACACCCTACAGCACCACAGTGAAGGTGTCTCACCTCTTCCTCTGATCGGCCAGAGAGCTGCCCCTGGTCTGGGCAAACATGTCAAACTCGTCCTCCTCTGGTGCAcctgacacacagagacaggctgtGAGACAGAAACCAACATCACCTTCTCTTCTTCAATGACCACgacctcagagtaggagtgctgatctagggtctgttttgccttttagatcataatgaataccattatatggacagggaggatctgatccaagatcagcactcctactcttgaGACTTTTTGaatacaggctttggttttttgTGTATATGCTTTTTGTCAATGTTATTTCATACTTTGGTAATGTTAACGAGAGATTAAGAAATGGAGTCTGACAGGCCTTGAGTTTTATTGCAAAACAGATGCTACTCACTGTGGTTGGCAGCCTGCCTCTGATTGGAGGGAGCGCTGAATGCGGGTTGGCTGGCGGCCACAGAGGTGGTTGCTGGTTGGCTGAGGGACTGGGGCACAGGGCTGAGGTCAATGAGGTTGGCCCTGGCAGGAGTCTGCTATAGGGCAGAGGGAGAGGATACATTGGGTCGTGTTCAGGATGGTGCAGCGTATTGAAGGTTGCAATTAAAGAGAGCTGAAATGACTGCTTACTGTAGACCTCAATATATTTATATCTGAACATTGTGCCTAGATGTAGAACACAAAAACAAAGGTGAAAGATGACTGTACCTGCTCTGTAGCTGTTCTCTGGGCCTTATTGAGTCTGTCAAACCTAAACAACATGGGAGAAGAAGAGAAAGTACAGACTTCAGAACATGGACACTCTGTACTGTGTAATACATGCGTCTCATTTTCAATGTCTTTCTGACTGCAAGTAgccgagtatgtgtgtgtgtcagacctaggttcaaatactatttaaggTATTTCAATTATTTTTTTCAAAGATATTTGGAAGTAAGTACCTGGATATTTGAAAAGacaagtagttgaatattggaatgtACAGCATTTGGAAATACACTTAGAAAGTATTGGCATGCATTTGAAAATACTCATATACAGTAGTTCTCTGACTCAAATACAATCCTATGCATTTAACACAGGTATTTGAAAATAGTATTcgaaataagtatttgaaaatactttcaaTACTTCCAATAGAAGTAGTTGATTCGAGACACATTATTtcaaaatactcaaatacacatatCATAAGTAACCcaagtctggtgtgtgtgtgtgtgtgtgtgtgttcccacctTACCTGTCGTAGCGGATGAAGGTATTGTTTAAGTCATCGTTGACGACCAGCAGCTCCTCTATGAGACCCTCGTCCACCAGCCTGGGGATCAGCTCCACCACACGGCTCTGCATCTCCCTACACACCTGGTACAACTGCTGCTCACACAAACAGAGGGGGTTGGGCAggaggggggttagagggagaagaagagagagagagaaaaagagagtgcgGCAGATGGGGGATGTCAGAGAACATCCAGGATTCACTCCCTGATAACACTGAATTGGAATATATGACAGAGGCGCATTTGAATACATGAAGGCAATAACCAGGGAAAGAGACCGCAAGAAGAAacggagcgagagaaagagagagagtagagaggcaggagaggaagaaagacatgcagacagacctgCAGTAGCTCAGAGTCCTCCTGCTGGTTCTGTCCAGGCGTCAACTGGTTCAACATCTCAGTCATCACAGTCAGGTTCCCCCTGACCAGAGCCAGGTCAACTCTCAGCTTCTGGGCCTGAAAGTTCATCAACAGTAGCATCCTTAGGCTCTTTGTCAATGCTTTCTCAAATGAGGCTTTGGGGAAAGACATGAGGAGAGGAGGCAAAGAATCATAGAGGCTATGGAGTCATCGTCGTCATGGATGGGCAGGCCTTACCACTTTAACCACGATGGTACGTACAGAAGTTTCCCCTAGGCACTTTTCCCAACAACTTGAAGAGATAAGTTAAAAGTGGTCTTAAACAGAACCAACACTTTAAAAACACAGTTAACCAATGTTTAACTGTAGCTAGTATCTACTCACACTGTGTGTACATGAGCTTTACCACAATATCAAAAGGGTAATGCGTTTATGATCTATTCAGTACCTGTTcaggagagatggagatgggtCCATTGCTGAGTTGTGGGGGCACGGCAGTCAGTGCAGCCtgggtaggggacgaggcagcaGGGCCACGGGGAGTCTGACTCTGAGGTGGTGGAGCTGGCACTGTAACAGAGGAGTCGTTCTCTGGAATGCTCTAGGAAACAACAGAAAGAGAGCCACGTAATAATAGCGCCAGTTAGCACATGATCTGATCCAAAACAGCAGACATGTGGCTCATGCAGAAATGCAAACATCATGCTccaaccaactgagctatcggAACCTCAACATAGTAAAGAGTATGCTTTGTGGGAAGGCGGTGTGTGTGTAAGATAAATAGGGATCTATCCAGAGATAACAGACATGGAAGGTCAAAGTTCACCACAGAATTACATAACAAAATCACCAGTAAATTATAGGATCTCTATGAGCCTTACCCTGAGGGGGGTGTGGATGGGGGAGAGGGCGTCCAGGTCGGTCATAGGGAACTCCAGGCCCCGCCTCCTCAGATCCTCGTACACACAGACCACACCtcccagagagggagagctacGGAATGCATCGGCCCAcgcctgagacagacagagagaaacagagagacagagatagatagaaagacagacagagacagagagacagagaggaatagagTTTGAGAGGGGAGGAGCAAAAGAAGATACTTTATGAATGAACAGAGAAAACGTGCATTTGCCTACCACAAAGCTCTGAGTTTGTAATGAATGTTGTCATTCCAACCAATTTCTCCATCATCTCTAATTGATCAATGACTTTACATTATGTATGAATGGCCATAGACGATTGACGTGATAATTAAATCCCTGCATTAACACCATCATAGTCTATAACAAGGGACTCTACAGTCTTGCAATAGTGGGATAATGTTCAAGCTAAATCAACAGTCAATAAACAGCGGAGTTGTACAGTGCCTGTATATGATCCAAGTGGATCGTcagaaatggccccctattcacCAGAGCCCAAACGTGGTGCACTATATACGTAGGGAAAGGATGCCATTTCAGACTCTACCTGTGAGATGCAACCCACCTGTATGAGGCTCAGCACCCGGTCGTGCAGGGTGGTGGGAGGGTTGTTCTTGGGCAGGATGGCTCGGACCAGAACCCCCTCCACAAAGTCCTGGGACGCCACTAGAACATGGAACCGGTGGCCACAGTTCTTTACACATGCCTCCAGAACCTAAAGATAGATACAGGAGGAATGACTGAAAATACACACACTGCAAGGAACACACTGAGCagcctgtactgtatataaccccATTTAGTTCAGTCACTGCCTGAAGTCACTCAGTTGCCGTTTTCTTCAATCCCCAGTGAGAGACCCAGATGATTCAACATTCCCCATCAAGAGAACTCCAATCCTCAGGAAATGGAATAGAAAGACCTGAAATAATACTCACTGTCAAAGCCAACATGATCTCCCTGAAGCTCCTATTACCAACAATCCTCTTCTTTATGGCTTTGACTGCATCTTTGGGTCTAGGGAGGAAAACCACACATACGCACTTCCAGCATCAAATCCCAGAAAGACTGTATTTATTGATATCATATTATCAGTGGTGCTAACGGTTTGACATCGAAAATGACGCAGTACAAATCAGTCATCAATAAAAACACCATAGAAAACAAAATGGCCTCTGTGACTCCATCCATAGTTACCCTTCATCGGTCTCGTTGATGATGTCGCATATCTCCATGTTAAGGGCCCAGTCCTCTGAATGCAGCGCGGCGCTGGTGGCTCGTTCTGTCAACATCAACAGGAGATATTATCCCCTTATTATGACTGTCTGAGACGACAAACAATATGATATTATACTCTTATTATGACTGTCTGAGACAACAAAGAACATGGATGATTAATCATGCCTACTGTATGCAGATAGACACACAACATGGATGATTGTGCAGATAGGCAGACTACAAAGTCACATTTTATACACCAGCATTATCGATACTTATCAATACATATCAATGCAGCTCGATATCAAGATAACACATAGCATAGCACCTAGCCTATGAGCGACCGTaaacataggcctactgtaaaatCTATTCAGCAGGCGTTGGCCTACATGTAATTGTTATAAACAATTGCTGGTTGATTTTAATTGAATAATGATTCAGTTTAAAGTATTTACAATCCAGCAAATTATCTAAACTCAGCTAAACGGCATTTATTGAGGAATGTTTGTTCCCATTTCATCCTCGTTGCACTCCACTCTGTGGCCCCTTGAGTTGGTCCTTATAATTCTCTGCTAATCTCCCGCATTTCCCTCTCACTCACACCTTCCcccactcaattcaattcaaggggctttattggcatgggaaacacatgttaacattgccaaagcaagccactctctctctctcccccgatTTCATGTGACTGTCAGCTGCTTTTGTTCGCATTCCCTCCGGGGAAGTCTAAGCATATAtgccatgtgagagagagagggcaaagtGGATGAAGTAAgaggagtttgtgtgtgtgtgatgtcaggAACGTAAGGTCAGCAAGGATGTCAACACGTTCACTAGACGAGACAGTAGACATAACTTTCCATAGCTCATCTCCATCAAAAGACCTGTGACATAAAAACATGATCTGCATTTGATATAGACAGTTTGTTGATATCAATGACATAATCTGTTTATGTATGCCATTAATGCCCTTCAAGACATGATGTGGAAGTTGACCAACTTTGACTGCAATAATGATATGTCAGTTAAGAAACCAGATATCTAGGATTTAAATTCTTTGGGCATAAATTGTGAAATGTTCATTGGTTAGGCTGATAATAATTTCTGTCTTGAAATGGAGCCTAGTTTAAACGGTTTGTGAGTCAAGGTTTTGAATAAGGAACTAAGCAACAACTTCTATGCCACTAAACCCACCCATTGCCATCAGTGATTCGTCAATATTGCTGTCATGTCACCACAGATTACGAATCACATGAGCGATAAGGGTACTTTAGACTGCTTCTAGAATTTTATTGGTTTGAGAACACATATTTCAAGGCAGATATCGACCATAAAGCCACATTAACGTTCGTATATAGTACTTAGCAAGTAAAAGTAACTGCAATTCCTATTTTTCTGTCTGAACCTCTATAACAAAACAGCCCTCTAACTTTCACAAAATGTATTAAACGTTTGAACAGAAATAAATAGCAAGCTGGATAGATACAATTTTCAAGTCTCTAAAGTTTAGTTGCGATGTCATTCAACGTTGCAGATCGAGCGACGCATAATTAGCTTGATGACTCCGCATTGAACAACTTTCTGGAATATTTCTCCCGACTTACCAATTCTTTGTCCAACAGGAGAAGAAAAGGGGCTTCCTATGAGAAACTCCATATTTTCCACAAAGTCGTAATTACAGAACGGTACTTTTTTTCACTCCCAATTCCCCGTTATTTCCCTGTTCGTAAGTAGAACTGTATGACACTAGACACAATAAGGTTTAGCTACAATAGTGGATTTTAGTGGCCTTCAAAATAAAGGTTTCCCATGGAAAGTGATGTAAACGGATACAAACACTAATATTTGTGTAAAGGCTACACATTTGTCTTCTGTGAGTGTCAGTGAGTTGGCTTATACCCCATTTCATGGGTGCACAGTCCATAGGTTacgctgtacagtgcaatatgaatgtccaaAATGCACAATAGACTGACTGGAAAGGGGATTTCCATCAGTCAAGTCCTGCAATAAGAGCAAAGATGTGAATATTTGTGTAAATTCTACAAAGTTGTGTTCTGTGAGTGTCACTGAGcaggctgataccccatttcatagTCCCAATATCCATAtgtaaggctgtacagtgcatATACGTATGCcaccaatgcaattctaaagtctaATACATCCACAGTGCGATTTCAACTGATTTTAACTTTTGGTGTGAAAttaacaaattattgtatttaaaaaaaaaagcataTAACAACATTCCGACCTTGTTTAGCACGATCTAGTCCAAATATAGCATGAATCAACGATTTGCATTGTTTTGAATCACTTTCAATGGGGACATTTATTTTAAAGGCAAACAGCAAATTCtcctattgtggctagcttcacacagATCGTAGGTTGATCTGTGGACGCGTGGTCACGTGAATACCAACAGGCCAGGCTATGGTTATAAGAAGGATtacatactatactgtattataaagTGGATGtgtggacaggacagaatacacactCTTTTCACGGCACTTCGATACAAAGTGATTTTCGTAGCAGGTTGAGAGCATttttgctaaccctaacccttttcccaACCTTTAACCTTGGTCTTCTAACCTGTTATGCATATTCTCCTAACCTGTTAAGTTTTCCTAGCCCTCTACTAAAAAGTAACTTCAGTATCGAAGTGCCATGAAATAGTTTTTCCCATGtggatgtaacggatgtgaaatggctagctagttagcgggtacgcgctagtagcatttcaatcagttacgtcacttgctctgagacttaagtagtgttgccccttgctttgcaagggccgtggcttttgtggagcgatgggtaacgctgcttcgtgggtgactgttgtcgatgtgtgcagagggtccctggttcgcgcccgggtcggggcgaggggacggtttaaagttatactgttacatggaCACTCAGCTGTTGAAGGGAGGACagttcataataatggctggaacagagcaaatggaatgtatttgataccattccattcattcTTCTCCgttcattaccatgagcccgtcctccccaatcaaggtgccaccaacctcctgtggtggacAGTCTGTAGAAGTAGTGATGCCAGTCAGTGAGCTATACCCTCATGTGTTCATATCTTGTCTTTAGGCATAAAACAAATACTTATTCAAACAAATACAGAAGAGGGCAATTGAGACAGACTGGTATAGAAGCCTACATGGTCTAGGTCCCAATACTGTACTCAATTTGCTATAAGAAAACACCCAAACACGAAATATTAAAATGTTCTCCACTTTATTCAGCACTTATGTGCAAGACAGTAGTCAAAGAGGCATCAACAAGGTTTGAGTTTGCATATAAACTGTGATGTCCTCACTCTTTCTAAACCCCTCCTTATACGATTGTTATCATCACTAAATCAATCAATACAAATCTATGACAGTATTGACTATCAGCAATAGTTACACTACCAACAGGAAACAATAATTTCATATTTATGGTTATAATACATTGCAGATAAATGATAATGTGCGCTTTAGCCTACCTAATACTACAAAACATATAAAGATGAATACATTTATGATACAATACATTTGCGGTTTTAGCACCATTCTTCGTGATATTGTGTTGAGCAATTTACATTAGCAGGCCCTTCTAACCACAGGACTCAGTTCCTACATACTTATAGCTTCTCCTCAATATTACAAAAGCTTGGATCAGACATGCCTTTTATTATATTACCCAAAACATATAGTTACAGCCAGCACTACGAGTACTGTAGCTCCCAATTTCACTTGTGGCTGGTCTCGCAAAGTCCCATAACTCGGTCTGCTCCCTAAAACGTGGACGAAAcctgtttgtgtttgttttctaTGCCCTTATAAGGACACTGTTGGGAGTGGTTGATCCCTTCTCAAGAATGTAGCTTCATGATGGTGAAATGGAAGAgagtattttctctctctccagtctgcgTAGTAAagagtctgtttagaagggaGGTGGTCCATAGTATGCGGTGTATGCTGCAACGATGCCTGCTGTCTCCGCCATGTGCTCACAGGCCAGGTTGAGCTCGCACACCTCACTCAGactggacgagagagagagaaagttgggGTTAATTGACTTCTCATCAATTACACATAACTGTAGGATAAATGTACTTTATCAATTTGTTTCATGTGATTTTTTTACAAGACAGCAGTGATATTCTGTATATTTTGCTCCAGTCATTTGCCTTGTATGAAGTACAGGAAGAGTGTTGCCTAAATGTAAACATGTGTAGGGTGAAATGTAAACAGATTATTTGGCTTCATGGCGGTGACGATGCAATTAACATTCCACACACTTTTTCCCAAGCATCATTGCAACGTCACACATTCTAACACCAAATCATGTGAGGTAACACCCTTGACTGTTAAATGACTGAATGAGGCATTCAGGAAAAGCGAACACCCCTAATTATAGTAGGTCACATTTGACATGTTTGTGACAGCTGTTTGCTGGCAGATAGCCATAgtagagtgtgtagtgtagtgttgagtGATGGTAGCAAAAAGCTTGAGTAAAAGTGCTGTGGTATTGAAGTAGTGTACAGTAGTGGTAGGGCATTTGTCTATTTGCTATAGAGAATGTTGTCTTAATGTAGAATAGTCTATTAGCTTGTACATTTGCTATAGAGCAATGGTAGAGTAGTTCTGTGATGTGTTctagaagtgtgtgtgttctagaattTCTAGTTCTAAAAGTGTATTGGAGCCTACCTCTCCACCTGGGTGAGGGTGAAGGCAGCAGCTGCAGGTCCAGCCGCCCTCTTCCTCCTCAGCAGCACTGAGGCCAGGTCTCTCTTCATAATCACGTCTGGCTCTGTAGCTGCAGCTGGGTCCTCTGCCGTaactggaatacacacacacacacacacacacacacacacacacacacacacacacacacacacacacacacacacacacacacacacacacacacacacacacacacacacacacacacacacacacacacacacacacacacacttcaacccTTACACAGTACAAATGTGGTTTTGCTTTATTAGAGCAGCTACGGTAGCCTATATTTATGAACAGTTTTACTTCCCATTTTTTTGTAAATGTCAATACAAACCTGTACACATACTCTTACACATTTCCTTAAACTGATAACATTGCATATACAAACACAAAGAAGGCTACCCTCTTCCGTTTCCTTGCAGATCTGCATACACTGCATACACAATCTGCTAGTatcaattttattttttacatttattttacctttatttatacaggttttttctcattgagataatatctcttttccaagagagacctggtccaatagcagcagagggaacaacgtttcagacatCAATGCATCTGTTAACTTTACATCAGCACACTGCTGAGCAATAACACCATTTAGAGTTAGTTAGAGAGATGCCAGACCTTCAGCACTAGCTGACTCTGAAGAAGAAGACTCtgaagaggatgaggaagagtcCGAGTCCGAGGAGTCTGAGGCAGAGGCTGATGAGTCGGAGgccgaagaagaggaggaagctgATGAAGATGCGGAGGAGTCTGCGGCTGGTGCTGGTTCAGCGGCAGGGTCAGGAGCAGGATCGAGAACCACATCAGGAGCCAGATCTGTTGAACAGAGAAAATCACATTGGCTCGTTATTGCCATGTATGAGCGTTTATGTCTTATTTTAAAACGTGTTACGTTAGTTCTCTCGTTCAGAATACATTGTCACAATCAGAAGTTATGATGAAACAACACAATATGCTTTCCCAACTTACCGTTCATGGACAGGGAGACCGACAGAACGGCACAAATGGTCAGGAGAGTCAGAGACTTCATGTTGTTTATGGgtttttgtcttgctgctttctTGAACTACCAGTGAGTGGTAGATGTAGAACTTtggttctttctctccttctttcaaTGCCTTCTTCACTGTATATCCCTCCATGGTTAATATATACTGTAGCCATCCCCCTCCCAATCAGATACACACAATGGTCAGACAATGTGATTGGTTAGGGAATCGAATGTCAACTTGTACCACTTCCACTTTCCTGGACACTCATCACATAACAACCCACACACCCGACAGGCACAGGAACTGGCgaaaacacacccacacaaacatacacactcgATGTGGCatacatacatgtacacacaACCCATATGGTGGAACCAATGAAATGAAACAAGTAGGGATGTGTAAGaaggtttttaaaaatgtaattcctctTCCATGTAGCCCCTTTAATTGCACAGGGACTACTACATTTGATCTAGAATGGACCTAACATCATCATCACACCAAGAATATTGTGTCTGAAAACAGAAAAGTGCTGGTTTG is a window from the Salvelinus fontinalis isolate EN_2023a unplaced genomic scaffold, ASM2944872v1 scaffold_0701, whole genome shotgun sequence genome containing:
- the LOC129847090 gene encoding target of Myb1 membrane trafficking protein-like isoform X5, which codes for MLTERATSAALHSEDWALNMEICDIINETDEGPKDAVKAIKKRIVGNRSFREIMLALTVLEACVKNCGHRFHVLVASQDFVEGVLVRAILPKNNPPTTLHDRVLSLIQAWADAFRSSPSLGGVVCVYEDLRRRGLEFPMTDLDALSPIHTPLRSIPENDSSVTVPAPPPQSQTPRGPAASSPTQAALTAVPPQLSNGPISISPEQAQKLRVDLALVRGNLTVMTEMLNQLTPGQNQQEDSELLQQLYQVCREMQSRVVELIPRLVDEGLIEELLVVNDDLNNTFIRYDRFDRLNKAQRTATEQQTPARANLIDLSPVPQSLSQPATTSVAASQPAFSAPSNQRQAANHTCLCVSGAPEEDEFDMFAQTRGSSLADQRKSMRYEDPGAVEGLAGALDTRLQVTGAIPSSKPSPKNSTLEDVDRWLSADTETQPEAGDREGLTSEEFDKFLEERAKVADHIPSTRSLPPVSSRPPPQSARPQESSHDQLFSL